One region of Eretmochelys imbricata isolate rEreImb1 chromosome 2, rEreImb1.hap1, whole genome shotgun sequence genomic DNA includes:
- the STEAP1 gene encoding STEAP1 protein — protein MESRNALDQDEVQKPEPGRNTGNHNNSNTDLQVTYTQEAVAFFHLHQTRHFDEFEYPSDQYCKQDLFPKWHLPLKIASVASLLIFIYTFLRDVVHPFVTTNENTFYKIPILVINKVLPVVSITLLALVYLPGILAAGFQLHYGTKYKRFPQWLNGWMLSRKHLGLLSFFFASMHACYSLCYPMRRSYRYKLLNWAYQQVKQKKENAWVEHDVWRMEIYVSLGILGLALLTILAVTSVPSVSHSLTWREFHCIQSKMGYLALLLCTVHALVFAWNKWVDVNQFVWYTPPTFMIAIFLPIIVLLCKSVLLLPCLRKKIQKIRCGWDANIEMNKTQMTSRL, from the exons ATGGAGAGCAGGAACGCTCTGGATCAGGATGAAGTTCAGAAACCGGAGCCTGGGAGAAATACGGGAAACCATAACAATTCG AATACGGATTTGCAAGTCACCTACACTCAAGAAGCAGTTGCATTTTTTCATTTACATCAAACACGTCATTTTGATGAGTTCGAATACCCTTCAGATCAATACTGCAAGCAAGATCTCTTCCCCAAATGGCACTTGCCACTGAAGATAGCATCTGTAGCCTCATTGCTAATATTTATCTATACTTTTCTGAGAGATGTCGTCCACCCTTTTGTCACTACTAATGAAAACACTTTCTATAAAATTCCAATCCTGGTCATAAACAAAGTTTTACCAGTGGTTTCAATCACCCTTCTGGCACTGGTTTATTTACCAGGAATATTAGCTGCAGGTTTCCAGCTCCACTATGGGACCAAGTATAAACGATTTCCACAGTGGCTGAATGGCTGGATGTTATCAAGAAAGCACCTTGGCCTTCTCAGTTTTTTCTTTGCCTCAATGCATGCATGCTATAGCTTGTGCTACCCGATGAGGAGATCTTACAGATACAAGCTGTTGAACTGGGCGTACCAACAG GTCAAGCAAAAAAAGGAAAACGCCTGGGTTGAACATGATGTCTGGAGAATGGAGATTTATGTGTCTCTAGGAATTCTGGGACTAGCTCTGCTGACCATACTGGCAGTAACATCAGTTCCATCTGTCAGCCATTCTTTGACCTGGAGAGAGTTCCACTGTATTCAG AGCAAGATGGGGTATTTAGCTTTGCTGCTATGCACAGTTCACGCATTGGTATTTGCCTGGAATAAATGGGTTGACGTAAACCAATTCGTGTGGTACACCCCCCCTACATTTATGATCGCCATTTTTCTTCCTATTATAGTCCTGCTTTGTAAAAGCGTCCTGCTTCTCCCATGCCTTAGGAAGAAGATCCAGAAGATCAGATGCGGTTGGGATGCTAATATAGAGATGAATAAAACACAGATGACTTCCAGACTGTAG